The nucleotide sequence CTTACAAGGATGAATATTCGTTTCATTAAGGGCAGTTCGTGGACAATGGATGCAGCCGATCAGAAGACAATGGATCAGAAAATTGTCTTAAAGACTGTGGCAAGTTTTACGCAGCGTCTCCAGGTTCATGTGAATCGAGTTTAATAGATCGCCAGACGACAGGACCAAATGTGATCCGCTCCAGTACATGTTGTGATACACTGGATCTTCATCGATAGTTGATTTGTAACAAGGGGAGACTGATTCATGAACATGTCCACGGTACAATTAATGCTTGCTTACCTGTTCGTGAGATCCAGGTTTCCTTTTCAGGTCTCAAATGAAACGTGTTTGAATACAGTTGCTGGTCTGAAAGCTGGCAGGAGTCTCTCTTCTTCAAGCTCTTTTCATAAATCTGTAGAAAGGATGATCCTCTTTCTTATTGTGGATAAAACTCTCTGTCAGTCCACTCCAGATTGATGATATGTGCAAACTGCTGCATATTGTCTGCAAGATTCTGCAGATGGGGTAAGCAAAAGCACGGGCTTCAACTCATTGAGAAATTACAATTACCGACTAAAATATTTTGTGTACAAAAGAGTTTAGAATGATCTGTTCCAGCAGGATGGCTGTTCGGGGATGTTATTGCGAACACTCATCTCTGCAGGGAGAGAAATGTATGGCGGGCGGGATCCTATAGATGTTTCATGTCTACAAGACGCGAGTCAGTCGCGGATTTCAACTGGCAATCGGTGGTCTGGCTCTCCTGAGTCTCACAGGACTGATAGTGACTCTTTGGATTCTCGCGGATTTCCAACGTGAACAGGAAATAGTAGCGCGGATTATACGAGATCTGCCTGACAGTGATCTGGCTGTCGCGAGGGAACTGGCGGGGGAATTACGATTTCAGTCACAGTTATCAATCCTGCTGGTATTGAATCTCTGTGTTACCGCAGTTGCTCTGGCTTTGCTGGTTCGCGCCTATTTAAATAGTGAACGTTCTTTACGTGAGGTCAAAGTTCTGGCAAGTGATGTGCTGGCCAGCATGGATCAGGGAGTCCTGACGACAGATCGAGAGGAAGTCATCACCAGTATCAATCCGCGCGGAATGGAATTACTCGGCCTGCATGGGAATGTTATTGATCAGCCTTTATCTGTCGTTGGCATAGAACACACCCTGCTGTCGGTGATCTGCAGTCATGTCAATGCGCATCATTCCCCTGTCAGAGACTGTGATTATACGATTACAACACAGGGACATGAACAGACTCTCCGGGCAGGGTGCAGTTTACTGAGGAATGAGCAACAGGAAGAACTGGGGACCGTGCTCCACGTTCGCGATGTGACAGAGCGCGCTTTGATGGAACAGAGACTGCGCAGAATGGAACGATATGCAGGTCTGGGGTCACTCGCTACGGGGTTGCAACACGAAATTAAAAATCCACTGAGTGCTCTCTCTCTGCATGTTCAACTATTGGATGAAGCTCTCATGGGGCAGACGACCAGCGAAGATGTCAATGAAATGCTGGGGGTAATTCATACTGAAATTATCCGCCTGACAGCCGTTCTGGAGGGATTTCGCGACTATGCCTCCATGTCTGAGCCAGGCCGTACGGACGTTGATCTGGGAACCTTAATCAAAAAGTTAGCGCGGTTTATTCGACCTCAGGCAGAACAGCAGCACGTCAAAGTGGAGGTAAATCTTGCAGAAGAAAACCTCCCTGCCATAAAAGCAGATTCTGTTCACATGGATCAGGTGCTCCTGAATCTGGCATTGAATGCACTGCAGGCCATGCCTGAGGGGGGGATTCTTTCAATTGGTTTACAGCAGGAAGGGGAATGGCTGCGTATAAAGGTGTCCGATAGCGGTAAGGGAATTCCAGCCGAGTACCGTGATCGCATCTTTGATCCTTATTTTACAACCCGTAATGACGGAACCGGCATGGGACTTGCTCTATGTGAAAAGATTGTAAGACAGCATGATGGTACCATTGATTTGAAGACGGGTGCTGGTGGAACTGCTTTTTCAGTACTATTGCCAATAAACGAGAAACCATGAATTCTGATGGATTTGGAATACTGATCATCGATGATGAACCCAACATTCGTTCGGGGCTGGCAAAAGGTTTAGCGCGCGAAGCCGATGTGTTAGAGACGGCACAAGATGCAGAACAAGGGCTTGCTAAATTCCGAGAAGGTTTTTTTCAGTTGGTCATTGCCGATGTTCGCTTGCCGGGAAAAATGGACGGGCTCGAATTAATTGATCAGATTCTACACATCCGTCCGCAGACAACAACGATCCTCATAACGGCCCATGGAACCGTGGAAACAGCGGTGAAATCCATGCGCCTGGGGGCATTTGATTTTATCACCAAGCCTCTGGATCTGGACCTGATTCGACATCAGGTTCGCAAAGCGCGAGAGCATCATCGTTTACAGATTGAGAATCTTGAATTAAGAAATCGCCTGGTTAATGCCGGTGAAGTTTCCGGTATCATTGGAAACTGTGCCGCGATGAATGATGTGTTTCAGCAGATACGTCAGGTGGCAGCGACCGATGCGACGATTCTGATTCAGGGGGAAAGTGGCACCGGGAAAGAACTGGTTGCCCGTGCCGTGCATGATTTAAGTAATCGTTGCAGCGGTCCCTTTATTGCCGTGAACCTCGGTGCCATGCCCGAAACGCTTCTTGAAAGTGAATTATTCGGACATGAAAAAGGGTCGTTCAGCGGTGCAACCCGACAGAAGCCGGGCTGCTTCGAGCAGGCCCAGGGAGGATCCCTGTTTCTGGACGAAGTGACAGAGATGCCAGCCAAAAGCCAGGTCGATTTACTCCGCGTCCTGGAAACGCAGCAGTTCATGCGAGTGGGAGGAGAAGAAGTATTTATCAGTGACGCCCGGATTATCTCTGCGACCAATAAATCGGTTGAGCCACTGATTGAGGACGGCTCCTTTCGTGAGGATCTGTTTTATCGACTGAATGTAATCCCGATTCAGATACCGGCGCTCCGCGAACGTAAAGATGATATTCCCCTGTTGATCGAACATTTCCTGACGCACTTCTGCCAGAGGCATAACCGGCCCTTAAAACAGGTTTCTCCCGAGGCAATGCAGAAGTTTGCCAGAGCACGCTGGCCTGGAAATGTTCGGCAGCTTCGCAATGTCATTGAACGACTGGTGGTGACTCTGCCGGGGGAAGTGATTCACGCGACAGATATACCCGTTGAACTGAATCCCGAAATGTCGGCCACATCAGTTCCTGTAAAAACGCTGGTAGAAGTGACCGAAGCGGCAGAGCAGACAGCAATTACTGCGGCACTCGCTTCATGTGATTATCATCGTGAAAAAACGGCTAAACTGTTAGGGGTCAGTGTTCGCACACTACACTATAAGATGAGCCGCTACGGTTTGCATTGAACGGCGGCTGCTGTTCTGTGCTGATCATCTTACTTCTGACCCGGTACTTCACATCTCCGACTCACGAATTGATTCCATGGAAGCCTGTCTGACTGGTACGGAAATATCAACAAACCAGTCTTGATGATCATCTAAATGATCTTTGTCTGCTTTGGAAAGAATATTCTGTTCCCGGTCCGCTTTCATTTGCGCCAGAATCTCACACAATTCGTCTACCCGGGCTACCAGCTCCGGGTCGGATTGCCAGTTTAACTCACTGGTGGCATCTATTAATTCCTGGGTGACGGGGTGGTTTTTAAATATGGTGCATTGATACGTCAGCGGTCTTCCTGATGTATCCACATTAATCAGGTGATTACAGAGCAGCAGAGAACCTGAAAAAAACGCAACCAGCACAATACACAAGACAGCGGGGCTGAGCAGCAGATAATTCAACCACGAAGTAACACGTTTAAACATGGTGCCTCCTGTCGGTTTCGAATCAATTGTTTTTGAAACTGCCTGCTTTTTGTTGTGACACGAATTTTGGTTTTTCAATTTCCCGAAATGGGAGTTTTTACATGAATCATCGACGATTGTCCTGACTCTGAAAGAATCAGGAAGAGAGGGTTTTATCTGATCCTAACGTTTTGGATTAGGAATGCTAATTAATTGTGAAAATATTTCCTTATTTGTTGTAAGGCGACATTTGGTCTCAATTTGAAAGGTGGGGAATGACTCCGGCTGAGATGATATAAGCCCGGATTCGGTCTTAGCGCTCGGCCAGGGGCTGTTGGGGCTGCGAAGATTAATTTAAGCCAGTATCCCCTGTATGATCTGAGGATTGTTACCTACTCCGGTCAGACGCTCTTTCAGTCCATTGCGTTCAATAAACAGTTCTTCGTGGTTTAACCCCAGTAAATGCAGCATGGTGGTATGCCAGTCAGGAACACTGATGCGGTTTTCGACCGCAGCGAAGCCGAGTTCGTCTGTGGCGCCCCAGACCAGCCCTTTTTTCACGCCGCCACCAGCCATCCAGGTGCACAAGGCATTCTTGTTATGATCGCGACCTGATTTGCTGGCATCTTTATTCGCTGCCAGTTGGGCAATAGGTAAACGCCCCATTTCGCCACCCCACATTACCAGAGTGTCATCCAGTAAACCGCGTTGTTTCAGGTCTTGAAGTAATGCCGCCACTGGTTGATCCGTCCGCTGGCAGGCTTTTTTCAAGTTAGAAGCGATCGAACTGTGTGTATCCCAGATCTGGCTGTTGATGAATAGTTGGACAAACCTCACACCCCGCTCAACCAGACGACGTGCAATCAGGCAGCGGCGACCATAAGATTCTGTCACAGGCTGGTCGATACCATACTGTTGCTGAGTCTTCTGGGTCTCCTGTGTCAGATCAAGGGCATCGGATGCCGCGATTTGCATCCGGGCGGCCAGAGCGTAAGAGGAAATCCGCGCTTCCAGTTGATGATGGTGTGTCCGTTTTCGCTGATGAATTCGATCCAGGCGGGTAATCAGATCGCGTTCCAGTTGTGTGACTGTAGAAGGTTGTTCGTAATCGGGTTTGAGGTTCAGCACGGGCGAACCGGTGGCGCGAAAGCGTGTGCCCTGATGTTGTGCCGGCAGAAATCCTGCCTGCCAGTTTTCAATCCCGTTTACGGGAAGACCACGTGGATCATCCAGTACGACATAGGTGGGTAGATTCTGGTTTTCGCTTCCCAGTCCATAGGAAACCCAGGCGCCCAGGGAAGGGTGCCCTGTGAATTCACTGCCTGATTGGATTTTATAGAGCGCCGGTTCATGGGTTAAATTGGTCGTATACATCGATCGGATCATGGTGATTTCATCGACCTGCTCCGCCAGGTGAGGCATGATATCCGAGACCCACATCCCTGATTCGCCATGCTGTGCGAACTTGAAGGGGCTGCGCATGATCGCACCCGCCTGGGCAGGAAACTCGACTTCGCCGGCAATCTTTTGAAAGTAATCCTGGCCATGGTGTTTGTCCAGATAAGGCTTGGGATCAAACAGGTCCATCTGGCTGGGACCGCCGTTCATGAATAAATGAATGACCGATTTGGCGCGCGGCTGATGATGAGGGCCGAACTGGGGAGTCTGGTGAGCCGGCTTCGGTTTTTCCTCAGCGTACAGATCCTGTTTCAATAACCAGGTCAGGGCGGCTCCCTGCAACCCCGTGGAGACCTGCTGAAAAAAACTGCGGCGAGGAATTAGATTCTGGACAGAGCTTTCAGGATTCATACAACATTACTTTCTGCTGCAGTAATATGGATCAACAGATCCATTCAATCGATATATTGAAATTCGGCCAGATTGAAAATCGCATGACAATAATTAGTCAGCGATTTTTGAGATGCTTCCTCTGCTGTGATTTTGGGATTCGCTTTTAACCATTGCTGATTCAATGCATTCATAGTCTCTATCCCAATGGAAATATCCTCCTGAGATGCTTCCCGACCAAATGCCTGCAGGTAGATCTGTTCCACTTGAGCAGTAGAATCATTGCCAGCCTGACTGGAGACTCTTGCAGCGAAGTCAGTCGCCAGTCGATGAATCATCTGATCGTTCAATAAGTGTAACGCCTGGGGCGCCACCAGTGATTCGCCGCGTCGAATACAGTTCGGGCCCATCTGTGGATAGTCAAAGTTTTCCAGCAGCGTTGGTATCTGTGTGCGGCGTTGCAGCACATAGATGCTTCTGCGCCAGCCCTGATCGGAAACTTGGGATGTCACCAGACCATCACGGCGTACATCAACCGGATCGGCAGGCCCATAAGGAGTTTCATCCAATCGGCCTGACAGGTAGAGCAGCGTATCCCGAAGTACTTCACCTTCCATCCTCTTTAAAGGCATCCGCGAGAGCAGGCTGCCATCCGGGTCTCCGCGCAATGCCTCATCCGATACCGCTGAGGACTGTCGATAAGTCTCTGAGGTAACCATCAGCCGATGCAGGGCTTTCAGGCTCCAGTCCTGCCGCACAAATTCTGTTGCCAGCCAGTCCAGCAGCTCCGGGTGAGTCGGACGTTCTCCTGCCCGTCCAAAGTTCTCGGGTGTCTTGACAATTCCTCTGCCAAAATGATGCATCCAGATACGATTGACCATCACCCGTGCGGTCAATGGATGGTCCGGCTGACTCAGCCAGCGTGCAAACGCCAGCCGTCGTCCCCCCTTGTGAGCCACTTGACCGGGCTTGGATATCACCTCCAGCGGGTTTTGTCTGCCGGCGAGTACAGCGGGCACACCGGGTTCGACGGGGCGTCCGGGAGTGAGATAGTTTCCACGTTTCAGAATATAACTGGGGGAAGGGGTGCCCCGGGACCAGAGTGCGCGAATCCGCGGTTGAGGCTGTCTTCTAGCCTCCAATGCTTTGATCTTCTGCTGTAGCTGATCACATTTCTGTTTATACTGCGGATCAGCTTCTTCCAGCGATTTGGCCTGCTTTTCCATCTGCAGCTTCTGTGTCTGTTTTGTCAGCTTAGCGATTTCCTGCTCGATCTGCTGCACTTTGGCAGCCAGTTCCTGTTCGCGCTGATGATATTTGTCGCGTTCTTCCTTCGGGATATATGACAGCGTCCGTGGTCCCTGTGATTTGAGCCAGTCGTGTTCATCATAGGCTTCTTTGAAAACCGCAGTCAGACGATAGTAATCGCGTTGAGGAATGGGATCAAATTTATGGGAATGACAGCGGGCACACTTAATGGTTAACCCCAGCACAGCCGAACCGAGGATGTCCATCTCGTCGGCGATGACTTCCAGGCGATCCGGGACAAAGTTCGTGATGTCCGCAAACGTACGGTCGGGGGCGGTTCGCAGAAATCCTGTCGCAACCAGGCAGTCGTAAACTTCCGGCGTGATTTTTCCTGACTGGTAATCGACCAGTTCATCCCCGGCGATCTGTTCTATCAGAAAACGCGAATAAGGCTTGTCTTCATTCAAGGCCCGAATCACGTAATCACGATAGCGGTACATGTGAGGCCGCAGTTTGTCTTCATTCTGTGCACCTTCCGAATCCGCGTAGCCGGCGGCATCCAGCCAGTGCCGTGCCCACCGTTCGCCATAGCGACGGGATGCGAGCAGACGATCCACCAGTTTTTCATAGGCACGCGGATCCGTATCAATGAGAAACTGCTCGATTTCATCAGGTTGCGGAGGCAACCCGGTCAAATCAAAATAGAGTCGGCGAATTAAAGTTCGTCTGCTGGCGGCAGGAGACAGGCTCAGCCCCTTCTGTTCCAGACGCTGTAAAACAAATGCATCAATCGGATTCTGTACCCGGTCCTGCCCCTCAACTTTCGGTGGCTTTGGCTGTACGGGGGGCTGAAAAGACCAGAATTTTCGATCAGCCTCCGTTATCAGTGTTTCTTCCTCACTTCGCGGCGCATCTACTTCCGGTAATTTCAGCGCAATCCACTGCGCAAGCAGTTCCCGTTCATTGTCCGGCATCGGTTTGACGCTGGCTGAGACCAGCTTGCGCGGGGGTGGCATTTCACCTGCATGAATTCGTTTGAGCAACAGGCTGTCTGACGGATTACCCGGAATGACTGCCGGCCCGGATTTGCCCCCCTTGACAATGGATGCTTTCGTTCGCAAGTCCAGACCGGCTTCTTTGCGCCGGCCCCCATGGCAGACCACACATCGTAAATGGAGCAGGGGAATAATGTCGTGCTGCGTGACAGCAGGCGCTGATTTGACTTTTTCGCGAAAGTGGGCACCGGCGTTCAACCAGTCACGCAACTGCTGAAGTTCCTCTTTACTGAAATGTTTTTTCTCATCCGGCGGCATTTCAGATGATTCGATCATCTGAAATAACAGACTGGCGTCTGCGTCACCCGCCTGGATGATCCGCCCCGACTCACTTCCTTTGAGGATGCTCTCGGGAGAACTCAGATCCAGTCCCGCTTTTCTGGTTTTTGCATTGTGACAGCTGAGGCACTTCTCTTCGAAGAGATTTTGGATCCTGCTTTCATAAAACACAGGTGTTTGTGCGACAGGATTCTCAGCTGCAGCAGAGAAAGAGGGAAGAGTAGCGCAGAGCAGGATCGCTAACAAAACCGTTCGTGGGAAAACAGGGGGGCAATGTTCTCTGGTTGATACAAGTGGCTTCACAGCTGGAATCTCCATGATCCAATGAGCACGCTCTTTGTACAGTACAGTCTGGCTCATCTCAGCGATAAATACAAGTCCCAAAGCAAAGCCAGCGACAGGCATCCGTAACAGATTGCACACAGTATCAAGGCACCGCGCCGCCAGAGGTGAGGCCGCAGTTCTTCAGGTAGCAGCCTCGTGTTGACAATCAGGATCTGTACCGCAGCAATAGCGAGTACAGGCCCGGCGACGGCTCCCAGAATCTTGAACAGGGACAGCGCATGGCCCCAGTTCACTGCCAGCAGTCCCCAGATCGTGGCAAGCGTCAGAAAGAAGTAATACAGCCGGCTGATATTCATTCTACGGCGTTCGCGCACCTGCGGGCTGGCCACCCAGACAATATCGGTCACCGTGCGAATCAAAACATCGGTATTACTTAAATGAGTCGACATCAGCACCCAGAACCCATTCAACAGCGCCAGCCACCAGAAGCCTGACCAGAGATGTTCCGCCATGTAGCGGGCCTGGAAAGCACCTGCTGCCATGTGATCCATCTCCGTATTCTCCGGGATGACGGCTGTCGCCAGATTGACGTTCAAAAACATGCCGACCAGACACCCCATGCCCCAGAGCCAGATCTGGTCTGCAGAGACATACTTCCACCAGGATCGCCAGTTTTGGAGATTCTCGTCGGTGATGGGAAAAACCTGACCTGTTGCAGACAACTGTACTTCACTGTGACTGAAGGCACTCGAAATCGAGCCGACCCTGCTGCCCATGCCAAAACCTTTATCGCGATACCAGTTGGTAATCACCAGGTTGCCGATGCCTCCGGAGCCTGCGGTCGCAGCAAAAGCAGCCAGCAACAAAATATCAATATCAGCGGGGAGTCGTCCAAACTGAAAGAACCCACTTAAGGTTTTCAGCCAGTGTTCCAGTGGAACGAAAAGTACATTCACAACAATCAGAAACGAAAAAATGAACGCGATCATTGCCCAGGAAAAATATTCCAGCATGCGTTCAATCGTCTTGCCGCTAAGCAGGATTCCTACCGTCACCAGGATCACAACATAAGTTAAATAGCTGAGGTACGTGGCATCTCCTGCGCCGGCGATATGACCGGCAAACGCAGCGAAGAGCACAGAGGCACAACCCGCCGCCAGGGCAGGTACTCCCAGTTGGGCAATGGTGGCGAAGATGTAACCGCTGGCCCAGAAGCGGGAGCCGGGACGTAAGCGCATGATTCCCACCAGGATCGGTTCACCCGTATAAAGTGTGTACCGGATTGCTTCGAGGTTAAACAGCAACTGCAGCACAATCGCAACTGTGGCGATCCACAGAATATCCAATCCGTACTTGACCGTAATGGTCGGGCCGACCAGCCATTCACCTCCTCCAATGGAACCCGCGAGTAAAATTGCTCCGGGGCCAATCGTGCGAAATAAATTGCGAATCGTAAAGGGAGGCGGCGCGGGCAGATCGCCGGTTGTCCACGGTGCCAGATTTCCGCTCGTTGTTGCCTGTGATTCCTGATTTGAATTCGTGCTCATCACCTCTTACTTTATCTATGCAGACTACTCAAAACGCTTTATCTCGCCGCGTCTGACTGTTCGAAAACTGCTCGGTTGTGCATAATAAATATCGTTATAACAGAGACCTGCATTCAATTCATTGAAAACTATAGAAAAGAATGACTCCCATGAAATACGCGCTCGGCTTCACTTTCAACTTCTTTCTGTTTGTTTCGCTGTGCACTGCTGCGGAACCACAGGTACCCGCTGGCTGGGATGCTGCGCTCGCCGGTGATCAGGTTCTGGAACGCCTGATCACGGTCACGGGAAAACAGGTGAAGGGGGCTCACGATGCGGAATTGGTCCTGATAAACGATCACGCCTTTATCGTTGCAGAGGTCAATGATACCCGAGCCGGTGAAAGTGCCGGCTGGCCTGAAATCTACTGCGCAATGTCGATCGTAGATCTGACGTCGTTAAAAGTCGAAGCGGTCATTCCCTTCGCACGCAGCAGCCAGGAGTACGAAAATGAAACATTGCCCGTCGGTGCCTGTTTTGTACCCCGGATTCTTCAACATGATGAAAATACCCTGCGTTGTTTTTTTGCCAGTGAACAGCCCGGCAAGCGACAGGCTCAAACCTGGTATATTGATTTTGATATTCCTGCCCGTGCTTTCGAAAACAAAATCCATAAGATCAAACTGAAAACCGCTGCTGGTACCTTCGATATGCAGCCGCAGTATTTTCATGTCGATGCCGTTGCGGACGGTTTCAGGAAACCGGCTAAAGATTTCGGGCTTTATCTGTTTGATTCCTTCAAAAACTGGGAAAATCAGACTTATATCGCCATTAATAATTTTGCAGGAAAACAGAATGCACTCGCCCGTATCAATGATCAGCATGATACGATTGAAGTACTCGGGCATTACAACGAACCCCAGTCTGCACAACTGAGTGAATCGGCCATCAATCGCCTGTCCGATGGAACCTGGATGGCCATCTGCCGCAATGATGGCGGCGATCGCAATTACTATTTCACTACCAGTCAGGATGGTCATAACTGGACAGTGGGTGCACCAATTCCTGCCGTTCCCAATGGCACGAATTCAAAACCGACCTTCGATAAATTTGGTGAAGTGTATTATCTGGGTTGGCAGGAAGCGACCCGCATTGAGGGTGTGAATCGCAGCGTCTTTAACGTCGATGTCTCCCGCGATGGGAAGACCTGGCAGCGCAAGTACCGCTTCGAAACACCTCACTCATTTCAATATCCGGCTTTCGCAGAATACGAAGGAGCCATCTGGCTCTGCGTCACACAGGGAGATTCTTCTCCCAGTCGTAAAGAGCGAATCATGTTTGGTAAACTCGAAGCGAAGGGCGAGTTTGCTTCTCAAGCGGGCATGCAAAGAAAGCCGAAACCAAAACCGGTTGTTCAGCCCGCCATCATGCAGCCGGGCGTAGAACTGTTTACCGATCGTCAATACAGACTCCAGGAGGTTCCTGAGTTATTGAAAGGACTAAAGTTCCTCAAAACAACTATTGAAGGGTATGAAGTGGTCTGCAAAACAGCGGGAACTCTGTATGCCCTGACTCCCGCCAGACGGCCAGGAGCGGCGAGTCGAGTACTCGATCTGATTCGACAGGGATTTGAAAAAGTGGATCTCCCGGAATTTCCGCTCTTCCCGGGTGAAATCAATCGGGTGACTACCTGGCGAAAACAGGTAAAACAAGGAGAGCATCTGCGGTTTCAGAAACTGGTGTTACTCGTAATGGGGGCTGATACAAGCGTCGAAGTAACTGAAGCGACTCCCAGGTCGAAAAAAGAGAAACAGGCTGAGATTAAAAATATGGAACAGCTGGCCGATCTGGCGTTAGTTCCGCCCGTGGTGAATACTTCACCGCTTCCTGAATATGACTACGACAAACTTGATTACGGCATGACGATTGGCATCGAAAGAACGCCTGGCGGGCGGCTCTGGGCCTGCTGGGTGGCAGGGGGCGACAGTCCCGAGGCTTTTTTTGTACTTGCCTCCAGTGATGATGACGGGGCAAGCTGGTCACGGCCGCGTGTGGTTCTGGATTCCCATTCGCCGGATCATCCCATTGATCGCAGTATTCTGGTTGGCAATCTCTGGACCGATCCGCTCGGGCGGCTCTGGCTGATCTTTGATCAATCACTGCATATGTTCGATGGCCGGGCAGGAGTCTGGGCAACGGTATGTGAGAATCCTGATGCCGCAGATCCAAAATGGTCCAAGCCACGCCGGATCTGGCATGGAGTCACTTTAAATAAACCGACTGTGTTATCGAAGGGAGAGTGGATGCTGCCGATCTCGCTGGATCAGCGTAGCGGTTTCGGACCCTTTAAAGGTTGCTTTCAAGAGCTGGATTCCCAGCGTGGAGCGAATGTATTCGTTTCGACCGATCAGGGAGCCACCTGGCAACGCCGTGGCGCGGCAGTATTTCCCAACCCGGACTGGCACGAACATATGATCGTCGAACGCAAGGATGGTTCACTCTGGATGCTGGCGCGGACCCGAAAAGGCATTATGCAGACGATATCGACGGATGGCGGCCGAACCTGGGCGAATCCTACACAGCCTCCACAGATTCGTCAGCCCAACGCGCGTTTTCATATCCGCCGACTGGCATCAGGGCGGTTGTTGCTCATCAAGCATGGAGATAAGATTGACTCCCATCAGGGCAGGGTACAGTTAAGTGCCTGGCTCTCAGACGATGATGGTCTGACCTGGCAGGGCGGGCTGGTGATTGATGAGCGAAAAGGAATTTCCTACCCCGATGGTTTTCAGGCGCCGGATGGATCGATTTATATTTCATACGATCGCAATCGATCCACGGATGGCGAAATATTACTGGCGAAATTTACCGAGCAGGATATTCTGGCGAAAAAACTGGTGAGCCCGGAATCTAAGTTGAAGCAGCTCATCAGTAAAGCAACCCACGCGGAAAAAGATTCGCAGCAGAAGCCAGAGTAAAGAACTTCAGTCCTCTGGTTCAGCCTGCATGAAACAGCAAATTCGATCATTACCGCCTGCTGCCCGTTTAAGGCACACAGGCGGTAATGACATATCTGGGACAGGTCTTGAGATCAGGGTTTCAGCTGATGCTTGCCGCCTGCAAACTGTTGATGACAGGCATTGCAGTTTTTCAGCATGGATTGATAGTGCAGTTGAGCTGCTTTAAAATCTTTTGCTTTCGCTGATTTATAAAGCAAACCACCTGCTTTACGGACCTCAATACTGTGGGCGTCCCATTCTTTACGTTTTTTTTCAGGATCATGCAGAAGTAAAAGATTGCCCCCTTCTGCGAGAATCAGAGAGTCGGCTTTGATCGTTTTCCAGGCACTTCTGTCGGCAGGTTCTGCAGCCATCGCCTGTTTGAGTCGTTTGTAAGTGGGTTGAAAAACGTACTCCATAAACTCGTGCATATCCGGCTCAACCGGTTCGCCTGCATCTTTCTTGCCATTGGCCGGTTCTGCCTGCACGGAAGAAGACGAGTTGAATGCCAGTGTTATGCCGACCAACAGGGTGAAACAGACGGAAATGATCA is from Gimesia maris and encodes:
- a CDS encoding DUF1553 domain-containing protein: MKPLVSTREHCPPVFPRTVLLAILLCATLPSFSAAAENPVAQTPVFYESRIQNLFEEKCLSCHNAKTRKAGLDLSSPESILKGSESGRIIQAGDADASLLFQMIESSEMPPDEKKHFSKEELQQLRDWLNAGAHFREKVKSAPAVTQHDIIPLLHLRCVVCHGGRRKEAGLDLRTKASIVKGGKSGPAVIPGNPSDSLLLKRIHAGEMPPPRKLVSASVKPMPDNERELLAQWIALKLPEVDAPRSEEETLITEADRKFWSFQPPVQPKPPKVEGQDRVQNPIDAFVLQRLEQKGLSLSPAASRRTLIRRLYFDLTGLPPQPDEIEQFLIDTDPRAYEKLVDRLLASRRYGERWARHWLDAAGYADSEGAQNEDKLRPHMYRYRDYVIRALNEDKPYSRFLIEQIAGDELVDYQSGKITPEVYDCLVATGFLRTAPDRTFADITNFVPDRLEVIADEMDILGSAVLGLTIKCARCHSHKFDPIPQRDYYRLTAVFKEAYDEHDWLKSQGPRTLSYIPKEERDKYHQREQELAAKVQQIEQEIAKLTKQTQKLQMEKQAKSLEEADPQYKQKCDQLQQKIKALEARRQPQPRIRALWSRGTPSPSYILKRGNYLTPGRPVEPGVPAVLAGRQNPLEVISKPGQVAHKGGRRLAFARWLSQPDHPLTARVMVNRIWMHHFGRGIVKTPENFGRAGERPTHPELLDWLATEFVRQDWSLKALHRLMVTSETYRQSSAVSDEALRGDPDGSLLSRMPLKRMEGEVLRDTLLYLSGRLDETPYGPADPVDVRRDGLVTSQVSDQGWRRSIYVLQRRTQIPTLLENFDYPQMGPNCIRRGESLVAPQALHLLNDQMIHRLATDFAARVSSQAGNDSTAQVEQIYLQAFGREASQEDISIGIETMNALNQQWLKANPKITAEEASQKSLTNYCHAIFNLAEFQYID
- a CDS encoding two-component system sensor histidine kinase NtrB is translated as MFHVYKTRVSRGFQLAIGGLALLSLTGLIVTLWILADFQREQEIVARIIRDLPDSDLAVARELAGELRFQSQLSILLVLNLCVTAVALALLVRAYLNSERSLREVKVLASDVLASMDQGVLTTDREEVITSINPRGMELLGLHGNVIDQPLSVVGIEHTLLSVICSHVNAHHSPVRDCDYTITTQGHEQTLRAGCSLLRNEQQEELGTVLHVRDVTERALMEQRLRRMERYAGLGSLATGLQHEIKNPLSALSLHVQLLDEALMGQTTSEDVNEMLGVIHTEIIRLTAVLEGFRDYASMSEPGRTDVDLGTLIKKLARFIRPQAEQQHVKVEVNLAEENLPAIKADSVHMDQVLLNLALNALQAMPEGGILSIGLQQEGEWLRIKVSDSGKGIPAEYRDRIFDPYFTTRNDGTGMGLALCEKIVRQHDGTIDLKTGAGGTAFSVLLPINEKP
- a CDS encoding sigma-54-dependent transcriptional regulator, translated to MNSDGFGILIIDDEPNIRSGLAKGLAREADVLETAQDAEQGLAKFREGFFQLVIADVRLPGKMDGLELIDQILHIRPQTTTILITAHGTVETAVKSMRLGAFDFITKPLDLDLIRHQVRKAREHHRLQIENLELRNRLVNAGEVSGIIGNCAAMNDVFQQIRQVAATDATILIQGESGTGKELVARAVHDLSNRCSGPFIAVNLGAMPETLLESELFGHEKGSFSGATRQKPGCFEQAQGGSLFLDEVTEMPAKSQVDLLRVLETQQFMRVGGEEVFISDARIISATNKSVEPLIEDGSFREDLFYRLNVIPIQIPALRERKDDIPLLIEHFLTHFCQRHNRPLKQVSPEAMQKFARARWPGNVRQLRNVIERLVVTLPGEVIHATDIPVELNPEMSATSVPVKTLVEVTEAAEQTAITAALASCDYHREKTAKLLGVSVRTLHYKMSRYGLH
- a CDS encoding DUF1501 domain-containing protein yields the protein MNPESSVQNLIPRRSFFQQVSTGLQGAALTWLLKQDLYAEEKPKPAHQTPQFGPHHQPRAKSVIHLFMNGGPSQMDLFDPKPYLDKHHGQDYFQKIAGEVEFPAQAGAIMRSPFKFAQHGESGMWVSDIMPHLAEQVDEITMIRSMYTTNLTHEPALYKIQSGSEFTGHPSLGAWVSYGLGSENQNLPTYVVLDDPRGLPVNGIENWQAGFLPAQHQGTRFRATGSPVLNLKPDYEQPSTVTQLERDLITRLDRIHQRKRTHHHQLEARISSYALAARMQIAASDALDLTQETQKTQQQYGIDQPVTESYGRRCLIARRLVERGVRFVQLFINSQIWDTHSSIASNLKKACQRTDQPVAALLQDLKQRGLLDDTLVMWGGEMGRLPIAQLAANKDASKSGRDHNKNALCTWMAGGGVKKGLVWGATDELGFAAVENRISVPDWHTTMLHLLGLNHEELFIERNGLKERLTGVGNNPQIIQGILA